In a genomic window of Mycolicibacillus parakoreensis:
- a CDS encoding SRPBCC family protein, with protein MAVKDSRDVVIEASPEEILAVIADVEATPTWSPQYQSAEILDTYDDGRPRQVKMTIKAAGLTDEQVVEYTWGDNAVSWTLVSAGQLKAQDAKYTLTPQGQKTAVRFDMEIDLAVPLPGFLLKRTMKGGMETATDGLRKQVLKVKKG; from the coding sequence ATGGCAGTGAAGGATTCCCGCGACGTCGTCATCGAAGCCTCCCCGGAGGAGATCCTGGCCGTGATCGCCGACGTCGAGGCCACCCCGACGTGGTCGCCGCAGTACCAGAGCGCGGAGATACTCGACACCTACGACGACGGTCGCCCCCGGCAGGTCAAGATGACGATCAAGGCCGCCGGTCTCACCGACGAGCAGGTCGTCGAATACACCTGGGGCGACAACGCGGTGAGCTGGACGCTGGTCTCGGCCGGCCAGCTCAAGGCCCAGGACGCCAAATACACCCTGACCCCGCAGGGGCAGAAGACCGCCGTCCGGTTCGACATGGAGATCGATCTGGCGGTGCCGCTGCCCGGTTTTTTGCTCAAGCGCACGATGAAGGGCGGCATGGAGACCGCCACCGACGGTCTGCGCAAACAGGTGCTCAAGGTCAAAAAAGGCTGA